The genomic segment TAATCCAAATTCAAAAGCATTTGAAGATCATTCTTGGGgttattatcaaaaattgaatcaaCAATTTGCTGACAAAATCGTGGAAAATTATAAGGTTGGTGATATTGTTTGGGTTAATgattatcatttaatgtTAGTACCAGCAATGGTTAGGGCTAAAATTGCAACCGCTAATATCGGTTTCTTCTTACATGTTTCTTTCCCAAGTAGTGAAGTGTTTAGATGCTTTGCTCATAGAGAAGATATTTTGAGAGGTATCATTGGGTCCAATTTTGTTGGTTTCCAGACGAAAGAATATGAAAGGCATTTTAAACAAACTTGTAGCAGATTATTATTGGCTGACATCACAGAAAATggtttaaaatataaaggtAATATGATTTCTTCAAATCATATTCCAATGGGTGTCGACGTTTTTAGAATAAATcaacaaattaaaaatgcCAAGGTCGTTCAATGGAGACAGTTAATAAGGGAAAGATGGGCAGGcaagaaattgataattggTCGTGATCAATACGACAGAATTCGTGGTCTTGACAGAAAATTACTTGCCTACGAACGCTTTTTAAGGGAAAACCCAcattatattgaaaaggTAGTGCTTATCCAAATATGTTTAGGAAAAGCTAATGACCCTGAATTGGAACgtcaaataatgatgacAGTCGACAGAATCAATGCAATGTCTCaaaatataagtatatCTCAACCAGTGGTCTTTCTACACCAAGATCTAGATTTTGAACAATACTTAGCCATTAATTGTGAAGCTGATGCATTTTTTGTAGATGCCCTAAGAGAGGGTATGAATTTAACTTGTCATGAATTTATTGCATGTTCAGAAGAGAAAAACTCACCTTTGTTATTATCAGAATTTACTGGTAGTGCAGATGTTCTAAAAGATGGTGCTCTTTTAATTAATCCATGGGATATTAAAAAGGTTTCAGAAAACATCAAGAGAGCTTTAGAAATGTCATTCGAAGAAAAAAGACGTGCttggaaaaaaattatgaagagtatcattaaaaatgattctGATAATTGGATCACCACAATATCCAAAAACATAAAGAACTCATGGGAGTTTAATGAAGAGATTTCTAGGGTTTTCTACGTTTCTACAGATGAAGTTTTTAATGATTACCTTGCTGCAAAGAAGCATCTATTTATCCTAAAAATATCAGAACCTCCTTCTGCTAGAATGATAagtattttaaatgatttgaCGACCCACAATATTGTCTACATATTAGCAAATTTCTCGAAAACGACTTTGGAAAGTTTATATAGCCGTGTTACTAACATTGGTTTAATAGCAGAAAATGGTGCCTATGTTAGATTGAGTAAGATGTGGTACAATATTGTCGAAGAAGTTGATTGGATGACAGAAGTtgttaaaattttagatGATAAAGTTGAAAGACTGCCTGGTTCGTATTATAAGATAGCTGAATCTATGGTTAGATTCCATACAGAAAATGCGGAGGATAAAAATAGAGTTGCTGGTGTTGTCGGTGAAGCTATAACCCACATCAATACATTATTCTCAGAAAGAGGTATCCATGCATATATTCACAAAGACATTATGTTTGTTCAACAATTTGGGTTGTCATTATCTGCAGCCCAATTTATTCTTAGGTATTACAACTCTACTACTACTTCTGGAGACAGCAATTCCACTCCAGGAACACCAAGACATTACAGTTCAAGAAGTAATAGCGGTTTACACAATGATTACTTTGGAGGGACTTCTCAGCATCATGTGGATTTCTTCTGTGTCACTGGTTCGTCCTCTCCATCAATCGAACCTTTGTTCCATCTAGTTTCGCAAGAATCGCAAAAAGGGTTGTTGAAATATGGTCATAGCATTGTTTACGGTAATGCTACCTCAACTTTTGCAAAGGAACATATTGATGGTTATAGTGAATTATTCACAATGCTAGAACACATGACTAAGACGCAGCATATTAGAGCCTATGACTACAACTAATTAAATTGCAAAATTAGGCAATGGATAAAAAATCATACAGACAATAAATTGACCGCCGCATTGGCATAACCTTTCCTGTAAAGAATAGtatatgtttttaaataaaaaaagaatatacaTACGTATAGTTTATAAGTACGACCTTGTAGATAAGTAACGAGTAGTTTAatgtttaataattttcgaaattttttattaaatgcaAGGGCCCTTTTGAATAGTAACAGCAAGTAAACATGCTGCTTTGATGATCGAACAGCCATTGATTAGCTTGCATCATATGCATATGAATACGATTAACTAAGCAGACTGGAATATGGtctgatgatgatgatgatgatgctaataattcaaacGTTATATCATAATATTATGGTACCAATAACATATTTAGATCACGTTCCACGAGCATCTTCaatgaatgaaaaatttgttCATCGGATTCAAGCAAGAGCACACAATACTTGTTTCATTTTACTTGGTACCTGCAATctcaaattaataattaaaacCATTGAGAAGTCTTAGTGAAATGattgttaatattaactattttattaatatgaTTCAATTATTCTTATGTCGTCTTGGTATCTAAATATTGTCATTATAGGTCCTTTGAGAAAGAGAGTGAAAGAAAAccaatattcaaaatgGGTAAGAAAAACACTAAAGGTGGTAAGAAAGGTAGAAGAGGTAAGAATGAAACCGATGGTCCAAAACGTGAATTAATCTACAGAGATGAAGGTCAAGAATATGCCCAAATTACTAAGATGTTAGGTAACGGTAGAGTCGAAGCTTCCTGTTTTGATGGTATCAAGAGAATGGCTCATATCAGAGGTAAATTAAGAAAGAGAGTATGGATGGGTCAAggtgatattattttagttTCTTTAAGAGATTTCCAAGATGACCAGTGTGATGTCGTCCATAAATATAATCTAGATGAAGCTAGGGCTTTGAAAACCCAAGGTGAATTACCAGAAAACgctaaaattaatgaaactGATAACTTCGGTTTCGAATCTGATGAGGATGTTAACTTCGAATTCGGTAATGCTGATGAAGAAagtgaagaagaagatgattccgaatttgatattgatgatatttaATCTGCTTTAGAATCCATTAAAGTTTCATGTAATTTACTgtgtatttattttataacttggtttttttataaagtggaacattaaaaataataaaaatattaaaaataataaaatcattaaactATGAAAATTATCTTTTCATCGCCCttttaatcaaattatatCCTAGAATTGACCTATATAGTTCAGCTATTTTCCACTTTGCTATTATAAAATTCGCAAATCCAAATCATCAAGCAGTGAATCGTTTTGATGAGATTCATCTTCTATTCGATTAATGGGAGTatcaaagaattttttaattccaATAAATGAAGTTATAACTTCACACTTCTTCTCTGCTAAACcttttaataaagtttcGATAACATTTAAGTCGAGTACAAAAGGAATATATGTTACCGAAAAATCTACTTTCTTAAACAAATTCTCGAAAAGGTTTATCACTTCTAGACTTGGTACCAAAGTCAATAATTCTCTTAGGTAAGTGGCATCATCTGCAGATTCtcttaaatttttgtttagaAAGTCTTGCATATTTTGAGTACTCTTTTCATTTCCTTTCCATTTGACTAGTACAATTTGTAATTGTTTCTGAGTTAATACATTTGTtatatcttcaattttgtCAACTTGTTGTAATTCTTCCAATGTTAATGATCTTAATCTCCCAATTTCATTTAGTAATGGCATTGGATCTGGACTTGGTagattataatattcaacAGACGAATTTAGTTTTACTAGGTTCATAAACAAGTATAAATCATTATCGTTCTCCAAAATAAGAACGCTCATTATAATGCTGTTGAAGTAAATacaatcaaaaaattgtaTTACATTAAGCATTATTCTGTTGATAACGGTTGTTTTAAATTGTAAACATTTCATTCTCCAATATAGATTGTTGAATAAAGATATTACAATATCTGTGGTGTCAGGATATTCCAAAGTTACAAGTGTCTCaaaattcttttcaaaGTTGTCATCATTAATATCCGGCGTTGCTTTCAGCAGCATTCCTCCAGGATTACATATCGAAAGGATCAGCGAATGAACTCTGCTAATGCAgataaaatatactttCGAACATAGTTTATTTAACATCATTTTCCACTCTATCATAAATGCTAAAGTGTCAGCATATTGCTcagttttttcttttgttgaattttGGAACGTATCAATCATCtcgataataaaaaaatacagTTCCTTAACGTTATTTAACCAAAACAATCCATAATCAATAATTAAGTGATCCattacattatttaaatggTTAATTAAAGCCGTGGTTATGGATGTCAATAATTCTGTGACGGCTGAATTTGAGACGTAGtgtttaataatatctatTAAGTTTCCAATAATTGCAGCAGGTGATAGCAATTCATTTATATCTTCTATAGAGAAGCATTCATTCACAGAAGGGACTTCAAAATGCTTGATTAATCGGTCTGTTATctcaataattaatttttttttttcgaaTAAAAGGTCTAGTAATTCTTGGGTTTCGGAAGTATGTACATTTTCCAGCTCATCAGTATTGTTGCTCAAAGTATGACtgacatttttaatagGTTTCTCCAATTCAAATGTTTTatcattgttattattgtttttatcaTGAGCATTAggtaaattcaaaaaatcattgataGCAAAATTTGGAGAATCATAATTTGCACAGTTAGGAGATACTTTTTGCATAAAGACTGATTCGTCTCTTCtttcatcaaaaattgtCCCAAATGAGTCTAAAAATACCTCATAGACATCATTGACAGAATGAACAGGCTTAGAAGTTGTGGCATTATCATAAATTccattatctttttttatttcagtATACATAGCTATAATTGATTTCCTCTTAAGAAGTTTCTTATCTGATAGAAATAACGAAACAACAGAAACAGTCTATTTATCAACTTTCGATAAAgtatctttaaaaatttataatctGGCATTTTAAGTGGCATACACTAAAGTTTTGAGAGATTGCTTGATTCTGTTATCTTAAATCGTGACGCTTTTCGAATAACTGTCGCTTTGTCTCTGCCGTCACTTTGtgtaattttaaagaagacACAAATTGAAATGGATGCGAGTAAGTATACTAGTTCCAGAATGAcctttcttttattaggACTAAactataaataattcaactATTTTTCCTTGACATACTAGAATGAAACATACCAATAGGCTCGAAAGACTCTGAATCAGTATTGatgatatataaagatgCATATATGGTAATGTCAGTAACAAAGAGCCTGTCACTATTCTAACGCCTGTTTCTCCACACTTAAGTACCGTCAAAATCTGCTCCGTATATGTCTTGGTGTATTCCCATTGATGAACTGAACGACTCGTTTATTAACCTTGAACTTCATGGGATCCTTCCCCTTGCAACTTATCTTTACGGCTGATATTATAGACACTATACCTTCTGTTATAAATTTCAGATTCCTGACAGTTGCAGCATCTGAGTGCCTAAGACTGGATTCTTCCATTGTAATACTACCAACTTAATATTGCTAAATTTCTGTTGTAATATAAGAtgataaaagaaatagGTCATGATATAACATTAGTACTTGTTATTACTGTTTCACATCTGAACAACAACTGTCTGCATGAATGTAATAGCCATGTGTAATACATTtttgtcagaattattgtactatgtgacagaactaagtgtttatgacactttgagttCGGAAACAACtgatcacttactaatgggAAAGAAGGTTCTACAACAATCTTCCAAGGGACAGATGAAAACTtttcactacaatgtaaatggctgcgtgataaacacagatgtgCAATAAAGCACTTACGATCTTAGGAAGACCGAACATAtgtacgtgttcattcaactgtcagataaactcatatataaggaggaCATCTAAATTCTACATAGAtttgtattaaatatattaataaaaggattaatcgattatttaactatcaagaagatggactacTGGAAAGCAACTAACTACACTAAcgacactaacttagatgttggtactaaccaacataagcttcTTTCTCCATGTTGGAAATGCCACTGGTCGTATAAGTgactatacgataccagatattacctctaTACGAGACTATTGTTGTAAAACTGAAACAATGAGTCCTCACcagaatgtaatagcagaatttctaatgcataaatagtactgtagaaccatcagtctgccgtacgtgttcaactcgacgacgtcgtctcgttggacagaacggtagattgaaatattatgtatatataaaccccggtaatcaataactaataattcattgatccaggtccaagagacca from the Tetrapisispora phaffii CBS 4417 chromosome 9, complete genome genome contains:
- the TPHA0I00510 gene encoding uncharacterized protein; protein product: MYTEIKKDNGIYDNATTSKPVHSVNDVYEVFLDSFGTIFDERRDESVFMQKVSPNCANYDSPNFAINDFLNLPNAHDKNNNNNDKTFELEKPIKNVSHTLSNNTDELENVHTSETQELLDLLFEKKKLIIEITDRLIKHFEVPSVNECFSIEDINELLSPAAIIGNLIDIIKHYVSNSAVTELLTSITTALINHLNNVMDHLIIDYGLFWLNNVKELYFFIIEMIDTFQNSTKEKTEQYADTLAFMIEWKMMLNKLCSKVYFICISRVHSLILSICNPGGMLLKATPDINDDNFEKNFETLVTLEYPDTTDIVISLFNNLYWRMKCLQFKTTVINRIMLNVIQFFDCIYFNSIIMSVLILENDNDLYLFMNLVKLNSSVEYYNLPSPDPMPLLNEIGRLRSLTLEELQQVDKIEDITNVLTQKQLQIVLVKWKGNEKSTQNMQDFLNKNLRESADDATYLRELLTLVPSLEVINLFENLFKKVDFSVTYIPFVLDLNVIETLLKGLAEKKCEVITSFIGIKKFFDTPINRIEDESHQNDSLLDDLDLRIL
- the TPS3 gene encoding trehalose 6-phosphate synthase/phosphatase complex subunit (similar to Saccharomyces cerevisiae TSL1 (YML100W) and TPS3 (YMR261C); ancestral locus Anc_8.813) yields the protein MTIIVASLFLPYQPQFVVQSNEFDANLVNPSLVKVKIPNENQKNKRSDSVHTSPFAKAADVGSTEFHGSMNGISDQLAGPVNQGEMSGLGTPTISDGDMISGDLFIENLTANASVIGSPRSAALPQKNANKTASIDEFFPSSSAQLPETTSLRKKAVTGSGLDSNFHASNALNNDISPSLSVISSPASESSAHANIATHLANDMSTSTLLKNVNKSLLYQNVLKGNSQTSLEGHTMKSASSHRNTVITPKSKTVPDFQSSAVVNFAKVRQQNQETSLPSMRRVPLMTDKSGSLTPTSVTGGIGTRNVPSHLKYEIDSKYIATSESDEEDGKSDDSDLENNSSTVYNVPGFGGYSNNEKIKSSLLKRSKYLFSQIPWDIVAGSKGNGALKNAIETAILEKTITEPVQWIGTVGMPTDEIPSDIIANISDTLSEKFASSAVITDDITFKGAYKNFCKQILWPTLHYQIPDNPNSKAFEDHSWGYYQKLNQQFADKIVENYKVGDIVWVNDYHLMLVPAMVRAKIATANIGFFLHVSFPSSEVFRCFAHREDILRGIIGSNFVGFQTKEYERHFKQTCSRLLLADITENGLKYKGNMISSNHIPMGVDVFRINQQIKNAKVVQWRQLIRERWAGKKLIIGRDQYDRIRGLDRKLLAYERFLRENPHYIEKVVLIQICLGKANDPELERQIMMTVDRINAMSQNISISQPVVFLHQDLDFEQYLAINCEADAFFVDALREGMNLTCHEFIACSEEKNSPLLLSEFTGSADVLKDGALLINPWDIKKVSENIKRALEMSFEEKRRAWKKIMKSIIKNDSDNWITTISKNIKNSWEFNEEISRVFYVSTDEVFNDYLAAKKHLFILKISEPPSARMISILNDLTTHNIVYILANFSKTTLESLYSRVTNIGLIAENGAYVRLSKMWYNIVEEVDWMTEVVKILDDKVERLPGSYYKIAESMVRFHTENAEDKNRVAGVVGEAITHINTLFSERGIHAYIHKDIMFVQQFGLSLSAAQFILRYYNSTTTSGDSNSTPGTPRHYSSRSNSGLHNDYFGGTSQHHVDFFCVTGSSSPSIEPLFHLVSQESQKGLLKYGHSIVYGNATSTFAKEHIDGYSELFTMLEHMTKTQHIRAYDYN
- the TIF11 gene encoding translation initiation complex factor eIF1A (similar to Saccharomyces cerevisiae TIF11 (YMR260C); ancestral locus Anc_8.812), with the protein product MGKKNTKGGKKGRRGKNETDGPKRELIYRDEGQEYAQITKMLGNGRVEASCFDGIKRMAHIRGKLRKRVWMGQGDIILVSLRDFQDDQCDVVHKYNLDEARALKTQGELPENAKINETDNFGFESDEDVNFEFGNADEESEEEDDSEFDIDDI